Genomic segment of Leptospira perdikensis:
CCAAAAGCAATCGGTGTCAAACTCACGGGAAAACTAAATGGTTGGACTTCCGCTAAAGACGTAATTTTAAAAGTGGCAGGGATCCTCACTGTAAAAGGAGGAACTGGTGCCATTGTAGAATACTTTGGACCAGGTGCCGAAGCTCTTTCTTGTACTGGAAAAGGTACGATCTGTAACATGGGAGCAGAAATTGGTGCCACCACTTCTACTTTTGGTTACGACGAATCTATGGAAAGATACTTAAGATCCACTAACAGAAGTGATGTGGCCGATCTTGCCAACAAATACAAAACTCATCTTACTGCGGATCCAGAAGTTTACGCAGATCCATCCAAATACTTTGACCAAGTGATTGAAATTGATCTCAATACTTTGGAACCTTATGTAAATGGTCCATTCACTCCTGACCTTGCGACTCCTATTTCCAAAATGAAAGAAGAAGCAGCAAAGAATGGTTGGCCTCTCAAAGTTGAAGTGGGTTTGATTGGATCTTGCACTAACTCATCCTATGAGGATATCTCAAGAGCTGCTTCTCTTGCAAAACAAGTGGCTGCTAAAGGATTAAAAACCAAAGCTGAGTTTACCATCACTCCAGGTTCGGAACTGGTTCGTTACACGATCCAAAGAGACGGATTCATTGATTCCTTTCATAACATTGGTGCCAAAGTATTCTCGAATGCTTGTGGGCCTTGTATTGGAATGTGGTCACGTGTGGGAGCAGACAAAAAGGAAAAGAACACAATCGTTCACTCCTTCAATCGTAACTTCCAAGCTCGCCAAGATGGAAACCCAAACACATACGCATTTGTGGCATCTCCAGAGATCACTACGGCCCTCGCTATCGCTGGGGACTTAGGATTCAATCCACTGACAGACACTTTGACCAATGAAAAAGGGGAACAAGTAAAATTGGATCCTCCTACTGGTGAAGAGTTACCAAAAAAAGGTTTTGCGGTTGAGGATGCGGGTTTTGTCGCTCCTGCGGCAGATGGATCTGGAGTACAAGTGATTGTGGATCCAGCATCCACTAGACTCCAACTCCTTGCTCCTTTCAAAGCTTGGGAAGGAACCGATCTCAAAGGATTGAAACTCCTCATCAAAGCCAAAGGAAAATGTACAACGGATCATATTTCGATGGCAGGCCCTTGGCTTAAGTTCCGTGGTCATTTGGATAATATTTCCAATAACTTACTCATTGGTGCTACAAACAACTTCAACGGAAAAATCAATGAAGTGAAAAACCAACTCAGTGGAAACTACGAACCAGTCCCACAAACCCAAAGAGCTTACAAGGCCCAAGGGATTGGATCGATTGTAGTGGGTGATGAAAACTATGGAGAAGGATCTTCACGTGAACATGCTGCGATGGAACCAAGACATCTAGGTGTGAGAGCAGTACTTGTAAAATCCTTTGCTCGAATTCATGAAACCAACTTGAAAAAACAAGGGATGTTAGCACTCACTTTTGCAAACAAAGAAGACTACGATAAAATCCAAGAAGATGATGTGATTGATATTCTAGGACTTACCAGTTTTGCCGAAGGAAAACCACTCACTCTTGTGCTCAGTCATAAGGATGGTAAAAAGGATGAAATCTCCGTAAACCATACTTACAATGCACAACAGATCGAATGGTTCAAAGCAGGTGCTGCTTTGAATTTGATGAAAGCATAAACAAAACACAAATTAAAGACTTTACGAGTCGCCAGATGGGGATTTCCCTCTGGCGATTTTTCTCGTATGCCAAAACAAAAATCAAAACCCACAGCAGTCAAAACAGAAGAAACATTGATTTGGAAGGGAGTTTCTTCTAACCAAACCAAAGCCCAAAAAGAATTTAACGACGCTCTCAAAAAACATAAAGAAACCTTAGAACGGAACAAAGAAATTGAACCTTTGTTCCAAATGGTAAATGAAACCTATTTAAAAGATGTTTTACCCGAGTTAGAAAAACAAAAGAAATTAGAACGAACACGTTTTGAATTAATGTGCGCCATCCTACTCGAAGAAAAACTTTCTTTTGGAAAGATGCAAAGGGAGTTTTTACGCAGGTATTTACTCGATATTTGTACAGATTCTATTTTAGAAAATCCAAACTTCTATGGGAAATATCGAGATGAATTGGAAACGAAGTTTGAAAGAATGGAACGCCTTAGGCATAAAAATCAAATGGAATCCAAAATCAAAAATACGTTTGGAATAGAAATTGATTTAGATGATATGAATCGAACTGGGTTTGATTCAGAGGAGGAGAGAGAGTCTCACGAGAAAAAGTATAGAGAATTTCGGGAGAAATATGAAGAATACCGAGCAGAATACTTTAGAGGGAGAGGATCTAAATCCAACGAACGAAAAAAAAATAAATCGCAAA
This window contains:
- a CDS encoding aconitate hydratase, producing MAFDIEMIAARYSKMEATIAQARKVVGRPLTLTEKILYNHLWDGNPTTSFGRGVDYVDFAPDRVAMQDATAQMALLQFMQAGRKKVAVPSTVHCDHLITAKDESGVDLSFAVKENKEVYDFLSSVTNKYGIGFWKPGAGIIHQVVLENYAFPGGMMIGTDSHTVNAGGLGMVAIGVGGADACDVMAGLAWELKWPKAIGVKLTGKLNGWTSAKDVILKVAGILTVKGGTGAIVEYFGPGAEALSCTGKGTICNMGAEIGATTSTFGYDESMERYLRSTNRSDVADLANKYKTHLTADPEVYADPSKYFDQVIEIDLNTLEPYVNGPFTPDLATPISKMKEEAAKNGWPLKVEVGLIGSCTNSSYEDISRAASLAKQVAAKGLKTKAEFTITPGSELVRYTIQRDGFIDSFHNIGAKVFSNACGPCIGMWSRVGADKKEKNTIVHSFNRNFQARQDGNPNTYAFVASPEITTALAIAGDLGFNPLTDTLTNEKGEQVKLDPPTGEELPKKGFAVEDAGFVAPAADGSGVQVIVDPASTRLQLLAPFKAWEGTDLKGLKLLIKAKGKCTTDHISMAGPWLKFRGHLDNISNNLLIGATNNFNGKINEVKNQLSGNYEPVPQTQRAYKAQGIGSIVVGDENYGEGSSREHAAMEPRHLGVRAVLVKSFARIHETNLKKQGMLALTFANKEDYDKIQEDDVIDILGLTSFAEGKPLTLVLSHKDGKKDEISVNHTYNAQQIEWFKAGAALNLMKA